The genomic interval TGTAACATTACACGTCTCAGCTTTTCATTCCAGCTGACATCATGCCAGTCACAACTCGGGTAAAAAACTAAATAGTTTAAGATAATTAGTTACGCTTATCAGCCCGACAATAGCGTAACCACAGCCATGCTAATCTCTTAACCTCTTGCCGCTAGGGTACATCGGTTTTGTCGTAAAGctccaggggagataactgaccATTATATTTAAGGGCCGTGGAGTAGCTTCCCTTGATACACTGTTTGCTCTCACCAGAAACTTGCACTTGAGGAAAGTTCATTTTGAGAGGCGAAGACaatacttttggtgctgaaacttcaGCAGAATACCATAATACctccaaacaaacattaaaacaccTAAAATCTCTGAGAACCACTCAAAATGAATAAGtttgtcatggatgaaatttaggtcatttagagtagTTTACATATGGGCCGAGTCACCTAAACCATACACCCAGATCGTCCACATATTTTCTCAATGGGGAAAAATCCTTAACTTCAGTAACATGTAGGACCCGTTAGTGTCACGATTTACATGTTACACTTGGAAGAGAGTGTAATTCTCTTCATTAGTTTCTGTGACTGAATGGTGAACTtaaattttggcaaaaaatgtAGGCTAACCTGTCCGCATCAAACGTTGTTTTGAACGAAGTTGAACACAGAGATGAAGGGGAATAACTTCAATAAACTCACTTTAActacagagttatctcccttgaatagTCTTGTTCTGGGTTTTTTCTCAAAGAAAATACGGACATCAAACTTACTATACAAGAGGCTTCGCAAAAAATCAAGTGGAGTTAGAAAAgggcaaaaataaaataaccagtCACAAtaataaaaaggaaataaacaaagtatactttaaaattcatttactccataaaacatcacacaattaaatcaaaacaataatTCAAATTCCTTTCTTTGCACACCCATACCTTACAGGTTCAACATAATGACTTTTTCCTCTGTTGACAGTGCATACACTTGCATACATTTGATGAATACATCATTTTACAATACTTCAGATTTTAGTCTGGAAAATGAATATGAagtcaaacttttttttagGTACTGTTCATGTGCAGAAACCTGTGaacatatttatcaagcaacttcagacttcagtcaaaaactGAATATGCTTAAAATCGCCACCTCAGAaaaggaaagaactcaaattgtggttggaACATTGTTCAAAACGTTTTCCTTCTTgctgtatttaaatttttggcTGAAGTCTTACAATGCTTGATAACTATGGCCCCTTGCCTTAAAGACAGGAGACTCACAACCAGGTTTTTCAAGATGAATTTAGATACCTGGTCACTCCACTAACACAAATTTATGTATCCAGAACAAAATGCAGATGTTTTTAATTTGGGCACTGTTTTAGTAGCCTAACTTTGGCTAAAATAACTTTAGATCCAGTATTCCTAAATTTAAcgccaaaatataacaaattgTACAGCCCAATTACCTGTACATCTTTGTATTGTCAGTGCATATGATTAtaatgtctctttttttttttataattgaagTTAGAATGAATCATGCAATATTCCCATAATGTGGTCTTTTTCTTAGGGTTTGTTGTAATTTGGGCTATCAAAATATCCTTGCACTTGATCCTGGTATTGCACAGATTCAATATATTACACAAATCTATAACCAGGTGAGGATGACAAAAATCTGCACACAAATGTCCCACGAAGCCTCGTGCCCTACCCAGTGATGAAGATGTTTACTACTCAATCATGACAGCTTTCTATGACTCCACTGTAGATCATACCATCTAATTTAAATGTAGAAGGTCATGATATTGTCAAAGAACAGTGTTTCATCATTTAATATCTGTCTTAGCCCATTGGCTGGATCTGTGTATTCCAATAATAGAGCCGTCTGCCTCCAATAACGTCACATGTTTATCAGAACCAAGAAATGCTGATGTCATCTCCAGATCTTTCAGTTTCAATTTGACACGAGTTCCATATGTGTACTCactgaaaaatcaaaaacaactGAGATATATGATAAATGTAACGATtcaattttcttctttctgaatgttttctgctggagttaaaaaaaaaaaaaaattcaacgtaaccatggtaaccataCTTGACGATATACTGAATGGCAGTAAAACTGGGGATTCAGTAGGGATTCAGCACACGCACTGAAAAAGGTTCTCACATGGAAACACAAGActtatattaaaaattaataatataataataataattattatgtacatgtatgtcgcaCTGGGTGGCTTATAACTTTTCAGCTCAATCATAAGTCACTGGGTCCagaaaatgtaagaaattattcaaaGCAGACAACAATTAATGAGGAATTAAACTGAATTATGCAGAAAAtagtgtgtatttgtgtgtgaaCAATGGTTCACTGTAAATCTGACACATTCTTGTTGTCTACCTGATGTTTCATAGTCTTTTTGCATTTATTAAGTTAGAAGTAGCACTCATCTAAAAATACTCTACATCACTGGCCCAGTATCTGATTCTATATTATGTTTACATGTCTgtattatgtttacatgtaccttgctcgGTGTTTTGGTCTTGCACAAACGCAGTGAAATTTCCCCCCGAAATCAACATAGAGATCGTCCTCGACTACATCAATGACAGTACCCAATACAATCCGCCCGTCAGGATTCCCAATCTGTGTCAATTTACAGTTTCGGATCAGACTGGCAAAGCTTTGTGTGTCTTCTGTGGCGTCGTCTCTTCCCATTTTATCTATTTTCTCAAAAGCTCTCATATAACTACTCTGTTCAGGCGTAGAACCTAAATGAAGATCACCAGCCGAAGATGAAGTATTGACTGAGGCGATGTTGTTGTTACTACCGGTATCGTTCGAGTTCAAGATCTGATCTTGTTTTCCTGGGTCAGACGTTCTCCGGGCGTTATTACTTGCATTGTCGCTGTCACCCTTTGAAGCAATCGGACCGGTTGAATCAGATGTTGTCGACGTTGACAGTTTCAAAAAACATCGTGGATGTAAAACCAAATTTCTAAACGCGGCTATCCGCGTGCTGTACATGATGGCAGACATCTTAATGTTGGCAACTAGTCAAATCCCCTGTAACAAACACAACGGTGAGACACGGATTTTCATTGGCTGATCTCTGCCGGCAGCTGTCTTCCGGCGTTCAGACCGCGTGCATTTGTTGTTGGAAGAACGAAGACAAACTGTCAGAATTTATCCATCTTCAAACGTCAAAATGGCATCGAAATCATTCGCCAACATGATTGAGTTCATGTCACTTGTGGGCCAACTTAAGGTGTGTGGAATGTAAACATTTCGTATCGTTTTAATTCCGTGGATAGTTTCTGTAAACGTTTGTCTCAGAGTTCTTTGATTTGAAATTATCGGAATCGTACATGGTCGATGACCTTAAGGCATAAAAATAAGGCTAGCctgttaaaaagaaatattttattagttAGTAAGACTCGTAACCtaactggaattgtgaaataTATCTCCATTCACCAAGTTTAATATGTGACAatacaattttaatattttgtgcaCAACGTTTTCACATAGTAAC from Liolophura sinensis isolate JHLJ2023 chromosome 3, CUHK_Ljap_v2, whole genome shotgun sequence carries:
- the LOC135464055 gene encoding small ribosomal subunit protein bS1m-like; translated protein: MSAIMYSTRIAAFRNLVLHPRCFLKLSTSTTSDSTGPIASKGDSDNASNNARRTSDPGKQDQILNSNDTGSNNNIASVNTSSSAGDLHLGSTPEQSSYMRAFEKIDKMGRDDATEDTQSFASLIRNCKLTQIGNPDGRIVLGTVIDVVEDDLYVDFGGKFHCVCARPKHRASEYTYGTRVKLKLKDLEMTSAFLGSDKHVTLLEADGSIIGIHRSSQWAKTDIK